In Deinococcus sp. QL22, the following are encoded in one genomic region:
- the lipA gene encoding lipoyl synthase, with product MTHEPINPPSAPEPKFIKNGIYRKDSVPVRDKKPDWLKVTIPTGQVFGEVRKIVKEHRLHTVCEEAMCPNIGECWSRGTATFMLMGHICTRACRFCAVDTGNPMGKLDLDEPAGVADSVRLMGLKYVVLTSVDRDDLPDGGAYHFAKTVQAIKRVNPETRVEALTPDFGGNTHCVDLVLDSGVDTYAQNIETVRRLTHPVRDIRASYDQTLAVLAHAKAARPDVITKTSIMLGLGETREEISEAMRDCRAAGVDVLTFGQYLRPTMHHLPVVRYVSPAEFDDIREEGMKLGFLEIVSGPLVRSSYKAEQIVMDRPGNLPEHLAHLEGGEQLSLI from the coding sequence ATGACGCACGAGCCTATCAATCCACCGAGCGCCCCCGAACCCAAATTCATCAAAAACGGCATCTACCGCAAAGACAGCGTGCCCGTGCGCGACAAGAAACCCGACTGGCTGAAGGTGACCATCCCCACCGGGCAGGTGTTCGGGGAAGTACGCAAAATCGTGAAGGAACACCGCCTGCACACGGTTTGCGAGGAAGCCATGTGCCCCAACATAGGCGAGTGCTGGAGCCGGGGCACGGCCACATTTATGCTGATGGGCCACATCTGCACCCGCGCTTGCCGCTTTTGTGCGGTAGACACGGGCAATCCGATGGGCAAACTGGATCTGGACGAACCCGCCGGAGTGGCTGACAGCGTGCGCCTGATGGGTCTGAAGTATGTGGTACTGACCAGCGTAGACCGCGACGATTTGCCCGACGGCGGCGCGTACCACTTTGCCAAAACGGTGCAGGCCATCAAGCGCGTGAACCCGGAAACCCGCGTGGAAGCCCTGACGCCCGACTTTGGCGGCAACACCCACTGCGTCGATCTGGTGCTGGACAGCGGCGTGGACACCTACGCCCAGAACATCGAAACGGTGCGCCGCCTGACCCATCCGGTGCGCGATATTCGCGCCAGCTACGACCAGACGCTGGCGGTGCTGGCCCACGCCAAAGCCGCCCGCCCCGACGTGATCACCAAAACCAGCATCATGCTGGGGCTGGGCGAGACCCGCGAGGAAATCAGCGAGGCCATGCGCGACTGCCGCGCCGCTGGGGTAGACGTGCTGACCTTCGGGCAATACCTGCGCCCCACCATGCACCATCTGCCCGTGGTGCGCTACGTGTCGCCCGCCGAATTCGACGACATCCGCGAGGAAGGCATGAAGCTGGGCTTTCTGGAAATCGTGTCGGGGCCACTGGTTCGCAGCAGCTACAAAGCCGAGCAGATCGTGATGGACAGGCCCGGCAACCTTCCGGAGCATCTGGCCCACCTGGAGGGCGGCGAGCAACTGAGTTTGATCTGA